One Hordeum vulgare subsp. vulgare chromosome 4H, MorexV3_pseudomolecules_assembly, whole genome shotgun sequence DNA window includes the following coding sequences:
- the LOC123447930 gene encoding DNA polymerase delta catalytic subunit, with protein MSSVGRGGKRRAGPPAAPSPLAAKRAQPMPPGAPQPPPPAAAAAEEEDMMDEDVFLDETILAEDEAALLLLDRDEALASRLSRWKRPALPADLVSGCSRSVAFQQLDIDYVIGESHKEFLPNSSGPAAIIRIFGVTREGHSVCCQVHGFEPYFYISCPPGMSPDDISGFKQTLEARMKESNRNSSVQRFVKSVELLQKQTIMHYQPNKSQSFLKIVVALPTMVASCRGILERGISIGNLGSKSFLTYESNILFALRFMIDCNIVGGNWIELPAGKYSKATRVMSYCQLELDCLYSDLVSHAPEGEYSKMAPFRILSFDIECAGRKGHFPEPTHDPVIQIANLLTLQGEAQPFVRNVMTLKSCSPIVGVDVMSFDTERDILLAWRDLIREADPDIIIGYNICKFDLPYLIERAEVLKIVEFPLLGRIRNSRVRVRDTTFNSRQYGMRESKDVTVEGRVQFDLLQAMQRDYKLSSYSLNSVSAHFLGEQKEDVHHSIISDLQNGNSETRRRLAVYCLKDAYLPQRLLDKLMYIYNYVEMARVTGVPISFLLSRGQSIKVLSQLLRKAKQRNLVIPNIKGQSSGQDTFEGATVLEARAGFYEKPIATLDFASLYPSIMMAHNLCYCTLVPPEDVRKHNLPPESLYKTPSGEIFVKPELQKGILPEILEELLAARKRAKADLKEAKDPFERAVLDGRQLALKISANSVYGFTGATVGQLPCLEISSSVTSYGRQMIEHTKKLVEDKFTTVGGYEHNAEVIYGDTDSVMVQFGVSTVKDAMKLGREAAEYISGTFIKPIKLEFEKVYFPYLLISKKRYAGLYWTNPEKFDKMDTKGIETVRRDNCLLVKNLVTECLHKILVDRDVPGAVQYVKNTISDLLMNRVDLSLLVITKGLTKTGEDYAVKAAHVELAERMRKRDAATAPTVGDRVPYVIIKAAKGAKAYEKSEDPIYVLDNNIPIDPQYYLENQISKPLLRIFEPILKNASRELLHGSHTRAVSISTPSNSGIMKFAKKQLTCLGCKAVISGPNQTLCSHCKGREAELYCKTVANVSDLEMLFGKLWTQCQECQGSLHQDVLCTSRDCPIFYRRRKAQKDMAEARVQLDRWDF; from the exons ATGAGCTCAGTCGGGCGCGGTGGCAAACGACGGGCGGGGCCTCCCGCAGCGCCATCCCCGCTGGCGGCGAAGCGGGCCCAACCCATGCCGCCTGGCGCCCCACAGCCGCctccgccggccgccgccgcggcggaggaggaggatatGATGGACGAGGACGTTTTCCTGGACGAGACTATCCTCGCGGAGGACGAGGCGGCGCTGCTACTGCTCGACCGCGACGAGGCCCTCGCCTCCCGTCTTTCCAGGTGGAAGCGCCCCGCCCTCCCCGCCGACCTCGTCTCTGGCTGCTCCCGCTCCGTCG CTTTTCAGCAGCTGGATATAGATTATGTTATTGGTGAGAGCCACAAAGAGTTTCTGCCCAACTCTTCTGGTCCTGCAGCTATCATCAGGATTTTTGGTGTCACCAGAGAAG GTCACAGTGTGTGCTGTCAGGTGCACGGGTTTGAACCATATTTCTACATCAGCTGCCCGCCAGGAATGAGCCCTGATGATATTTCAGGCTTCAAACAAACACTAGAG GCGAGGATGAAGGAATCAAATAGGAATAGCAGTGTGCAAAGATTTGTGAAGAGTGTTGAGCTTCTGCAGAAGCAGACAATTATGCACTACCAGCCAAATAAATCTCAGTCCTTCCTCAAGATAGTAGTTGCCCTACCTACAATGGTTGCTAGCTGTCGTG GTATCCTTGAAAGGGGCATATCGATTGGCAATCTTGGTTCAAAGAGTTTCCTGACATATGAAAGCAACATTCTCTTTGCCCTTCGCTTTATGATTGACTGCAACATTGTTGGTGGCAATTGGATTGAACTTCCTGCTGGGAAGTATAGCAAAGCAACTCGAGTCATGTCCTATTGCCAGCTAGAGTTGGATTGCCT ATATTCAGATTTGGTAAGCCATGCTCCTGAAGGGGAATACTCTAAGATGGCCCCCTTTCGCATATTAAGTTTTGACATCGAATGTGCTGGTCGCAAAGGACACTTCCCAGAACCAACTCATGATCCGGTTATTCAG ATTGCTAATTTACTCACGCTTCAAGGCGAAGCCCAGCCTTTTGTACGGAATGTCATGACTCTTAAATCATGTTCTCCCATTGTCGGAGTGGATGTAATGTCATTTGACACAGAGCGAGATATTCTACTTGCTTGGAGG GATTTAATACGTGAGGCAGATCCTGATATTATAATTGGATACAATATCTGCAAATTTGACCTGCCATATCTTATTGAG AGAGCTGAAGTTCTCAAGATAGTGGAGTTTCCGCTACTTGGTCGAATCAGAAATAGCCGTGTCCGTGTCCGTGATACCACCTTCAACTCAAG GCAATATGGTATGCGTGAAAGTAAAGATGTAACAGTGGAGGGAAGGGTACAATTTGATCTTCTGCAG GCTATGCAAAGGGATTACAAGCTCAGTTCTTATTCATTGAACTCTGTATCTGCACATTTTCTAGGGGAGCAA AAAGAGGATGTCCATCATTCAATCATATCTGATCTTCAAAATGGAAACTCAGAGACACGAAGGCGGCTTGCGGTTTATTGCTTGAAG GATGCTTATCTTCCACAACGACTGTTAGATAAATTGATGTACATCTACAACTACGTAGAGATGGCGAGGGTCACAGGAGTTCCCATTTCTTTCCTGCTCTCGAGGGGACAGAGCATTAAG GTCCTCTCACAGTTACTGAGGAAAGCAAAACAGAGAAACCTTGTTATACCAAACATAAAGGGCCAAAGTTCTGGGCAAGATACCTTTGAGGGTGCAACT GTTTTGGAGGCAAGGGCTGGATTTTATGAGAAGCCCATTGCAACTTTGGACTTTGCTTCTCTGTATCCATCCATCATGATGGCCCATAACCTATGCTACTGCACTTTG GTTCCCCCTGAGGATGTCCGTAAACACAACTTGCCTCCAGAAAGCCTCTACAAAACTCCATCTGGTGAAATATTTGTGAAACCAGAGTTGCAAAAG GGTATACTTCCTGAAATCCTTGAAGAACTGTTGGCTGCTCGAAAAAGAGCAAAAGCAGATTTGAAG GAAGCAAAggacccattcgaaagggcggttCTTGATGGTCGCCAGCTTGCCCTAAAA ATAAGTGCAAATTCAGTTTATGGTTTTACTGGTGCTACTGTTGGTCAATTGCCCTGTTTAGAGATTTCTTCTAGTGTTACAAGTTATG GTAGACAGATGATTGAGCATACAAAGAAGCTTGTTGAAGATAAATTCACAACAGTTGGAGGCTATGAGCATAATGCAGAG GTGATTTATGGTGATACCGATTCTGTGATGGTACAGTTTGGTGTTTCTACAGTCAAGGACGCAATGAAATTGGGAAGAGAAGCTGCAGAATATATTAGTGGAACATTTATTAAG CCCATCAAGCTAGAGTTTGAGAAAGTATATTTCCCATACCTACTGATCAGCAAGAAGAGATATGCTGGTTTGTACTGGACAAATCCTGAGAAATTTGACAAAATGGACACAAAAG GTATTGAAACAGTTAGAAGGGACAACTGTTTATTGGTAAAGAACCTGGTGACTGAGTGCCTTCATAAAATACTAGTGGACCGAGATGTTCCTGGTGCTGTTCAATATGTCAAGAATACCATATCTGATCTATTAATGAACCGTGTGGACTTGTCACTTCTAGTTATAACGAAG GGTTTGACAAAAACAGGAGAAGACTACGCTGTAAAAGCTGCCCATGTGGAGCTTGCTGAGAGGATGCGGAAG AGGGATGCTGCCACTGCACCAACTGTTGGCGACCGGGTTCCTTACGTTATAATAAAAGCAGCAAAAGGGGCAAAG GCATATGAGAAGTCAGAGGATCCAATTTACGTTCTGGATAATAACATTCCAATAGATCCTCAGTACTACCTTGAGAATCAaattagcaaa CCACTGTTGAGAATATTTGAGCCAATTCTGAAGAACGCAAGCAGAGAACTGCTTCATGGAAGTCATACCAGAGCTGTTTCAATCTCAACACCTTCAAACAGCGGGATAATGAAATTTGCAAAGAAACAACTGACTTGCCTTGGATGCAAAGCAGTTATAAG TGGTCCTAACCAAACACTGTGCTCACATTGCAAGGGAAGGGAAGCAGAGTTATACTGCAAAACAGTAGCAAATG TTTCTGATCTGGAGATGCTCTTTGGGAAGCTATGGACGCAATGCCAGGAGTGCCAAGGCTCCCTACACCAGGACGTTCTGTGCACCAG TCGGGACTGCCCTATTTTCTACCGGCGGAGGAAGGCACAGAAGGACATGGCTGAAGCTAGGGTGCAGCTTGACCGCTGGGACTTCTGA